In one window of Amblyomma americanum isolate KBUSLIRL-KWMA chromosome 9, ASM5285725v1, whole genome shotgun sequence DNA:
- the LOC144103746 gene encoding uncharacterized protein LOC144103746, protein MPAPPSKMNRWAIIGRTFDLTGPQAAAKFKNVKDRWLKIVSASEGSRKSGAGGEAGKVHTKWTLFDIVDGMLRSTPHYAERSSSNVPPEEDISILTSPLSSNSPSSPRLVASCISSPAAALFQEMYSDSPNDFTDETCFLHDINGSIFIFSIGSPAHQKVRHLLLALQGCQLHKQEPLPQIQGLPKGEHPVYLPLGTGMVHISCGI, encoded by the exons atgccagcgccgccgtccaAAATGAACCGGTGGGCGATCATCGGCAGAACATTCGATCTGACTG GACCGCAAGCAGCCGCAAAATTTAAAAACGTGAAGGATCGTTGGCTGAAAATTGTGTCGGCGTCGGAGGGGAGCCGGAAAAGTGGCGCCGGAGGAGAGGCCGGAAAGGTCCACACGAAGTGGACACTTTTTGACATCGTGGATGGCATGCTGAGGAGCACACCACATTATgccgaaag GTCTTCATCAAATGTGCCCCCAGAAGAGGACAT CTCCATTCTGACATCTCCACTGTCATCCAACAGCCCTTCCAGTCCTAGACTGGTGGCCAG CTGTATATCAAGCCCGGCTGCTGCGCTTTTTCAAGAAAT GTACTCTGACAGCCCCAATGACTTTACCGATGAG ACATGTTTTTTGCACGACATAAAtggcagcatttttattttttctataggCTCCCCAGCACATCAGAAGGTGCGGCATCTGCTGCTGGCTCTTCAGG GTTGTCAACTTCACAAGCAGGAGCCGCTGCCCCAGATCCAGG GTCTGCCAAAAGGCGAGCATCCGGTGTACCTTCCTCTCGGTACTGGCATGGTTCACATTTCCTGCGGTATTTGA